A region of Myxococcales bacterium DNA encodes the following proteins:
- a CDS encoding DEAD/DEAH box helicase family protein, whose protein sequence is MDDFASNKDFSLEMVDGRMKVPEDRPSEPVDPFALPDAPEPLDGPETVDVDVSREVDATGAANAAATAEADDEMPLVKTRDALAALDSVLMANADAETVKFLLDSAKAKLWRHAYVDPAEAREQATAFKGDVYSALVRDRFVTELDEADALELPAGYAFRPSVGALITPPNLMQRRVAVSVRNERRFGNWSGMGAGKTLSAIVATRVVGASLTLICCPNAVVENWEREILEAFPASSVATKTWHPEWSDPHGKTPRYLVLNYEQFQQPTSEQELVGFLEKNVIDFVVVDEIHYAKQRDAGAEMSKRKRLVQGLILEAGKKNADLCVLGMSGTPVINTLQEGKSLVEMITGHRHDDLETRATVQNCMRLYQRLVTLGTRWKPDYKIQLDELQEDIDCEAELDEIRQLGRSKASTLQLEQVLTRLRMPKILAHIAAGEKVLVYTHYVDGIANELREAIDTAGYRAGMLTGETDDADLKEFLKADGTVDVLVGSSRIGTGVNGLQYVCNKLIINVLPWTNAEYEQLVGRLFRQGSRFDKVRVVIPVTFAVVNGERWSYCESKLNRLEYKKSIADAAVDGVVPEGNLRTPSQAQQDIMDWLARLDLGRINEVARPAIKIPLSGEPTEVARRVAKYGDFARMNNRWYTSASDATHARLSASPEEWAHYHTMYRQLRESWPVVPFKEEIRWLSEPGLGARRRRLRLRRGACG, encoded by the coding sequence GTGGACGACTTCGCTTCGAACAAGGACTTCTCCCTCGAGATGGTCGACGGGCGCATGAAGGTCCCCGAGGACCGCCCGTCCGAGCCGGTCGATCCGTTCGCGCTCCCCGACGCGCCCGAGCCGCTCGACGGCCCGGAGACGGTCGACGTGGACGTCAGCCGCGAGGTCGACGCGACGGGTGCCGCGAACGCCGCAGCGACGGCCGAGGCCGACGACGAGATGCCCCTCGTGAAGACGCGCGACGCGCTCGCCGCGCTCGACAGCGTGCTCATGGCGAACGCCGACGCGGAGACCGTGAAGTTCTTGCTCGACAGCGCCAAGGCCAAGCTCTGGCGCCACGCGTACGTCGATCCGGCCGAGGCGCGCGAGCAGGCCACGGCCTTCAAGGGCGACGTGTACTCGGCGCTCGTGCGCGACCGCTTCGTCACCGAGCTCGACGAGGCCGACGCGCTGGAGCTTCCGGCGGGGTACGCGTTTCGCCCCTCGGTGGGCGCGCTCATCACTCCGCCGAACCTGATGCAGCGCCGCGTCGCGGTCTCGGTGCGCAACGAGCGGCGGTTCGGCAACTGGTCGGGCATGGGCGCGGGAAAGACCCTGAGCGCGATCGTGGCCACCCGCGTGGTGGGCGCCTCGCTTACCCTCATTTGCTGCCCGAACGCCGTGGTCGAAAACTGGGAGCGAGAGATTCTCGAGGCCTTCCCCGCCTCGTCCGTGGCCACGAAGACGTGGCACCCCGAGTGGTCCGATCCTCACGGGAAGACGCCGCGGTACCTCGTCTTGAACTACGAGCAGTTCCAGCAGCCCACGTCGGAGCAAGAGCTCGTCGGCTTCCTCGAGAAGAACGTCATCGACTTCGTGGTCGTCGACGAGATCCACTACGCGAAGCAGCGCGACGCCGGCGCCGAGATGTCGAAGCGAAAGCGCCTGGTGCAGGGCCTCATCTTGGAGGCCGGGAAGAAGAACGCGGATCTCTGCGTGCTCGGCATGAGCGGCACGCCGGTGATCAACACGCTGCAAGAGGGCAAGAGCCTCGTCGAGATGATCACGGGCCACCGCCACGACGATCTCGAGACGCGCGCCACGGTGCAGAACTGCATGCGCCTCTACCAGCGGCTCGTCACCCTCGGGACGCGCTGGAAGCCCGACTACAAGATTCAGCTCGACGAGCTCCAAGAGGACATCGACTGCGAAGCGGAGCTGGACGAGATCCGCCAGCTTGGTCGCAGCAAGGCCTCGACGCTCCAGCTCGAGCAGGTGCTCACGCGGCTCCGCATGCCGAAGATCCTGGCGCACATCGCCGCTGGCGAGAAGGTGCTCGTCTACACGCACTACGTCGACGGCATCGCGAACGAGCTGCGCGAGGCCATCGACACGGCGGGCTATCGCGCCGGCATGCTCACGGGCGAGACCGACGACGCCGATCTGAAGGAGTTCTTGAAGGCCGACGGCACGGTGGACGTGCTCGTCGGCTCGAGCCGCATCGGCACGGGGGTCAACGGCCTCCAGTACGTGTGCAACAAGCTCATCATCAACGTGCTGCCTTGGACGAACGCCGAGTACGAGCAGCTCGTGGGGCGCCTCTTCCGCCAGGGGAGCCGCTTCGACAAAGTGCGCGTGGTCATCCCGGTCACGTTCGCGGTGGTAAACGGCGAACGCTGGTCCTACTGCGAATCGAAGCTGAACCGGCTCGAGTACAAGAAGTCCATCGCCGACGCGGCCGTCGACGGCGTGGTGCCCGAGGGCAACCTGCGGACGCCGAGCCAGGCGCAGCAGGACATCATGGACTGGCTCGCCCGCCTCGACCTCGGCCGGATCAACGAGGTGGCCCGGCCGGCCATCAAGATCCCGCTCTCGGGCGAGCCGACCGAGGTGGCCCGTCGTGTCGCGAAGTACGGCGACTTCGCGAGGATGAACAACCGCTGGTACACGTCGGCGAGCGACGCGACGCACGCGCGCCTCTCGGCGAGCCCGGAGGAGTGGGCGCACTACCACACGATGTACCGGCAGCTCCGCGAGTCGTGGCCGGTGGTGCCCTTCAAGGAAGAGAT